A single window of Mastacembelus armatus unplaced genomic scaffold, fMasArm1.2, whole genome shotgun sequence DNA harbors:
- the brf1b gene encoding transcription factor IIIB 90 kDa subunit: MSPRVCRTCGGSDIDVDQARGSAVCTGCGSVLEDNIIVSEVQFVEGSGGVSSAVGQFVSADGPIKAPHLGSGFHTSVGKESRAQTLQSGKRQIQQLGSQLQLNQHCLDTAFNFFKMVVSKHLTRGRKTEHVIAACLYLVCRTEGTPHMLLDLSDLLQVNVYILGKTFLLLARELCINAPAIDPCLYIPRFAHMLKFGVQTHEVSMTALRLVQRMKRDWMHTGRRPSGLCGAALLVAARMHKFRRTVNDVISVVKVCQNTLRKRLTEFEDTPTSQLTIDEFMRVDLEQECDPPSFTASQHKAKMQQLEQELAKKLDEVEGEISCYKDEIETELEKSRPKLRGIYAAYAKEIDSEDVDGSSSTSEPDEPEVEDAELQAVTHHLTQDFLCQVIQEEGHGEVRHDSERGAGPEKEGLRTNRPAPPLAVILGQVPSKASKDLQQTFSISETGGKPEDGQSESGELDLDGIDDQEIDKYILNDKEVQLKTDLWMKQNADYLKEQKEKEERIQKEKEQGTYKEKRKKKCKKREQIQASTAGEAIEMMLERKKISSKINYEVLRDLNSRGTGGGGGSSPNRAPSDTSDPNTGTQKRPSRRRRRKTSEVNQDLAANASIMGKRFRHLISSTPKKKKTACQVKNTITVTETAAGDSSPDPEPETSSDPTPAPPTVAEQEEEEEEVEVEDECVSALQLVGDYGCEAEEEEVF, encoded by the exons GTCCAATTAAAGCTCCTCATCTGGGTTCTGGTTTTCACACCAGTGTTGGGAAAGAATCCAGAGCCCAGACCCTGCAGAGTG GTAAACGTCAAATCCAGCAGCTGGGCAGTCAGCTCCAGTTGAATCAGCACTGTTTGGACACAGCCTTCAACTTCTTCAAAATGGTCGTCAGTAAACACCTCACCCGAGGACGCAAGACAGAGCATGTTATTGCTGCATGTCTCTACCTGGTGTGTCGCACCGAGGGGACGCCAC ACATGCTGCTGGACCTGAGTGACCTGCTGCAG GTAAACGTTTACATCCTGGGCAAAACATTCCTGCTGTTAGCTCGTGAGCTCTGCATCAACGCCCCTGCCATTG ACCCCTGTCTCTACATCCCACGGTTTGCTCACATGCTGAAGTTTGGGGTACAGACTCATGAGGTTTCCATGACGGCTCTTCGCCTGGTTCAGAGGATGAAGAGGGACTGGATGCACACGGGGCGGCGACCCTCGGGCCTCTGTGGAGCAG CTCTCCTGGTGGCAGCTCGTATGCACAAGTTTCGGCGTACAGTAAATGATGTGATCAGTGTGGTAAAGGTCTGTCAGAACACTCTGAGGAAGAG ATTAACAGAGTTCGAAGACACACCCACCAGTCAGCTGACCATTGATGAGTTCATGAGAGTAGATCTGGAGCAGGAATGTGATCCACCCTCCTTCACTGCTTCACAGCACAAGGCCAAGATGCAACAG ctggagcaggagctggCCAAGAAACTGGATGAGGTCGAAG GAGAGATCAGCTGCTACAAAGACGAGATTGAGACGGAGCTGGAGAAGAGTCGACCCAAACTGAGAGGGATCTATGCTGCCTATGCCAAAGAAATTG ACTCTGAGGATGTGGATGGTTCGTCCTCAACCTCTGAACCTGATGAGCCAGAGGTGGAAGATGCCGAGCTCCAAGCTGTAACCCATCACCTGACCCAGGACTTCTTGTGTCAGGTGATCCAGGAGGAGGGTCACGGTGAGGTGAGACATGACAGCGAGCGAGGGGCAGGACCAGAGAAAGAGGGGTTGAGGACTAATCGTCCGGCCCCCCCACTGGCCGTCATTCTTGGGCAGGTGCCAAGCAAAGCGAGCAAGGATCTCCAACAAACTTTCAGCATCTCAGAGACAGGCGGGAAACCTGAGG atGGTCAGTCCGAGAGCGGAGAGCTGGACCTGGATGGTATCGACGATCAGGAGATTGATAAG TACATCCTGAATGATAAAGAGGTTCAGCTGAAGACGGATCTGTGGATGAAACAGAACGCAGATTACCTGAAAGAGCAGAAAG agaaagaagagaggatcCAGAAAGAGAAGGAACAGGGCACATACAAAGAGAAG aggaagaagaagtgCAAGAAACGGGAGCAGATTCAGGCGTCGACAGCAGGTGAGGCAATCGAGATGATGctggagaggaagaagatcTCCAGTAAGATCAACTACGAAGTCCTCAGAGACCTGAACAGCAGAGGgacagggggtggggggggcagCAGTCCCAACAGAGCCCCTTCTGACACCTCTGACCCCAACACTGGCACTCAGAAACGACCAAGCCGCCGCCGCCGCAGGAAGACCAGCGAGGTTAACCAAGATCTGGCTGCTAATGCTAGCATCATGGGGAAGCG gttCCGTCACCTCATCTCTTCcacaccaaagaagaagaaaactgcCTGTCAG GTAAAAAACACCATCACTgtaacagaaacagcagcaggtgatTCGTCTCCTGACCCTGAACCAGAAACAAGCTCCGACCCCACACCAGCCCCACCCACTGTGgcggagcaggaggaggaggaagaggaggtggaggtggaggacgAGTGTGTCAGTGCTCTGCAGCTTGTAGGAG ATTATGGCTgcgaggcagaggaggaggaagtctTCTAG
- the LOC113131260 gene encoding BTB/POZ domain-containing protein 6-B-like: MAAKLFPTSLPHSNEVEVMGVKKSFIQLNELEPASENTNEQDKDVPNVNKDDVEERDSWQAVHPTLRERNALMFNNEQMADVHFIVGPPGETQRVPAHKYVLAVGSSVFGAMFYGDLAEGQSEIHIPDVEPVAFLILLKYMYSDEIELEADTVLATLYAAKKYIVPALAKACVTFLETSLEAKNACVLLSQSRLFEEPDLTQRCWEVIDAQAELALRSEGFCEIDLPTLEIILQRETLNIREVVVFQAVLNWAAAECRRQGLEVTPSNQRLVLGKALYLVRIPSMTLQEFADGAAQLDILTLKETRDIFLWFTATKKPRLEFPLMKRSGLMPQWCHRFQSSAYRSNQWRYRGRCDSIQFAVDRRIFIAGLGLYGSSGGKAEYSVKIELKRQGTILAQNFTKFLSDGSSSTFPVWFEHPVQVEQDTFYTVSAVLDGNELSYFGQEGMTEVQCGKVTFQFQCSSDSTNGTGVQGGQIPELVFFS, from the exons ATGGCGGCCAAACTCTTCCCCACCAGCCTCCCCCACAGTAATGAGGTGGAGGTGATGGGGGTGAAGAAGAGTTTCATCCAGCTGAACGAACTGGAGCCAGCCTCTGAAAACACCAACGAGCAAGACAAAGATGTCCCAAATGTCAACAAAGACGAtgtagaggagagagacagcTGGCAGGCAGTGCACCCTACCCTCAGAGAAAG GAACGCACTGATGTTCAACAATGAGCAGATGGCCGATGTTCACTTCATTGTTGGTCCTCCAGGAGAGACTCAGAGAGTCCCAGCTCACAAG TATGTCCTGGCAGTGGGTAGCTCAGTGTTTGGAGCCATGTTTTACGGAGATCTAGCTGAAGGACAGTCTGAAATCCACATCCCAGATGTGGAACCGGTTGCATTCCTCATCCTGTTAAA GTACATGTACAGTGATGAGATTGAGCTGGAGGCCGACACTGTGCTTGCCACACTCTACGCTGCTAAGAAGTACATTGTCCCTGCCCTTGCAAAGGCCTGTGTCACCTTCCTAGAGACCAGTCTGGAGGCGAAGAATGCCTGCGTGCTGCTGTCTCAGAGCCGGCTGTTTGAAGAACCGGATTTGACTCAGCGCTGCTGGGAGGTGATTGACGCTCAGGCTGAGCTCGCTCTGCGATCTGAAGGCTTCTGTGAGATCGACCTGCCTACACTGGAGATCATCCTACAGAGGGAAACCCTCAACATCCGTGAGGTTGTGGTCTTCCAGGCAGTGCTGAACTGGGCAGCAGCTGAGTGTCGGCGGCAGGGCCTGGAGGTGACTCCTAGTAACCAGAGGTTGGTGCTTGGTAAGGCTCTGTATCTGGTCCGGATCCCCTCCATGACACTGCAGGAGTTTGCAGATGGAGCAGCACAGCTGGACATCCTGACACTCAAAGAGACTCGTGACATCTTCCTGTGGTTCACTGCTACTAAAAAACCCAGACTGGAGTTCCCTCTGATGAAGCGGTCCGGCCTGATGCCTCAGTGGTGCCACCGCTTCCAGTCCTCGGCCTATCGCAGCAACCAGTGGCGCTATAGAGGGCGCTGTGACAGCATTCAGTTTGCAGTGGATCGGAGGATCTTCATAGCGGGACTCGGTCTATATGGATCGAGCGGTGGAAAGGCTGAGTATAGTGTGAAAATTGAACTGAAGAGGCAGGGAACCATTCTGGCCCAGAACTTCACCAAGTTCCTGTCAGACGGATCAAGCAGCACCTTCCCTGTATGGTTCGAACACCCGGTCCAAGTGGAACAGGACACTTTCTACACAGTCAGTGCTGTTCTGGATGGAAATGAGCTGAGCTATTTTGGTCAGGAGGGAATGACTGAGGTGCAGTGTGGGAAAGTGACCTTCCAGTTCCAGTGTTCATCAGACAGCACCAATGGGACGGGTGTGCAGGGAGGGCAGATTCCTGAACTGGTCTTCTTTTCCTGA